Part of the Moraxella ovis genome is shown below.
CGGTCATGTTGCTTCGTAACGTGGGTCACCTGATGACGAACCCTGCGATTTTGGTGAATGGCGAAGAGATTTTTGAGGGTATCATGGATGCGCTTGTCACGCCAATGCTGACTGCCGTGGACATCCGTGGTGAGAACACGCTGCGCAACTCTCGCACAGGTTCGATGTATATCGTGAAGCCAAAAATGCATGGCTCTGATGAAGTGGCATTTGCAGTAGAGCTGTTCGAGCGTGCCGAGCAAGCAATCGGCCTGCCTAAGAACAGTCTAAAAATGGGCATCATGGACGAAGAGCGTAGAACGTCTGCTAACCTTAAAAACTGTATCGAAAAAGCCAAAGAACGCACCATCTTTATTAACACAGGCTTCATGGATAGAACGGGCGATGAGATTCACACCGCCATGCATGCAGGCGCATTCGTGCGTAAGGGCGACGTAAAAGGTCAAACTTGGTTCGGTGCCTACGAAGAGCGCAACGTGTCTATCGGTCTAAAAGCAGGGCTTCGCGGCAAAGCGCAAATCGGTAAAGGCATGTGGCCAAAACCTGACGAGTTGGCTGACATGTACCGCGCTAAGATCGAACACCCACAAGCTGGCGCGAACTGTGCTTGGGTACCATCACCTAGCGGTGCGGTAATCCATGCTATCCATTACCATCGGTGTAATGTTATGAATCGTCAAGAAGAGCTTGCCAAACTTGCCACGCCAAGCCTTGATGATCTTCTGACCATTCCACTTGCCACCGATACGAACTGGACAGCAGACGAGAAGCGTCGTGAGCTTGAGAATAACTGTCAAGGCATCTTGGGCTATGTTGTGCGCTGGGTTGATTTGGGTGTGGGCTGCTCAAAAGTGCCTGACATCAATAACGTCGGCCTGATGGAAGACCGTGCGACCTTGCGTATCTCGTCGCAGCACGTTGCCAACTGGTTGGCTCACGGCGTCGTAACGTCTGATGAGGTGATGGAAGTGTTAAAACGCATGGCGAAAGTTGTGGATGAGCAAAACGCAAGCGATCCTGCGTACCATCCGATGGCGGATGACTTTGATAATAACATCGCCTTTAATGCTGCTGCTGACCTAATCTTCAAAGGCGCGACACAGCCGTCTGGCTACACTGAGCCATTGCTGCATCAAGCAAGATTGAAACTTAAAGGCTATCAAGGCGACTGATATAAGTTACCTAAATAGCTAACAAAAACCCCAAACTTAGGTTTGGGGTTTTTGTTTTAAATGTAGGTTATTTCTCGTTAAGTAGTAAGCTTACTCACAACCTTGCCAACCACAAATTCATCCCAAAACCAATAAATAAACACCCCACGCCAAACATGGCGAGCGTCATAATGAACGGACGAGATCCGAATATGTCCGCCAGCTTTTTGCCGCTAAATACCAAAAGTAGCAAATACAAAAAGCTGACAAGTTGCAAAATCACTGCTAATACAAAAAACGTCAAAAACGGCTTATCGTAAGTCGGACTAACAAACTGTACAAAAAACGACAAGAAAAACAAAATCGCCTTAGGGTTGGTCAGGCTGAGCGACAACGAGCGGTAGAAGTGGTTTTGATTTGCTACTTTTGGTGGGTTAAAGCTTTGATTGGCGATGAGATGCCTGTTCTTAAATGTGTGATAAGCCCCGATGATTAGGCGTATCCCAAGGTATGCCAAATAACAGCCGCCAATAAGCTTGATGACATCAAACACGCGGGGGTAGAGCTTTAGTAGTGTTCCCGCTCCGAACACGGTCGCAAGTATCAGTATTGTATCACCCACCAAGATTCCTGCCATGGCCTGTCCGCCTGATCTTTTGCCACGAGATGCTGCCACCGATAGGCAGTACAGGCTGTTGGGGCCAGGCAAGGTAATGATGATAATCACGCCGATGAGATAGGCGGTCAGGTCTGTGATGCCGAACATGGGTTTTCCGTTTGGTTGTGATATACCTCAAGAGCGGGGACGATTTGTTTTTTGCGGCTAACGATGCCTGTTAGGCTAAATAGACCGTCTTGGGCGGCGGTGTTAAATGCCTTGGATAAGATGGTATTTTGAGTATCATCGTAAGCGATGGCATAGCCTGTTCGCTGTGCGATGTCCACGATGGCAATCATCAGATGGTCAAGTTGTTTTTCTTGTTTTAGAGTTTGGGCGGTCGTGATGAGATCGTCCATTCGTCTGGTGATTTGAGGCAGATTCATGGTCTCTATCCCGGCGATGCCCCATTTGCTCGTGCCGAATTGATATTCTTTGTAATCCATCAGCAGGATGTCGCGGGCAGATAGATGGCTGACGTCACTTTTTGCTAAGAACATGGCTTGGGCGAAATCATCCTTTTGCGATTCGCTCATGTTGGCGATAGCAAGTAGCTCTGCCACCACCATGCGATCATCATCGGTGGTGGTGGGGCTTTTTAAGTTTAGGGTGTCTGATAGAATCGCAGACAGCATGAACGTCGCCAGCAAGGGTGTGATAGTGATGGACTTTTGGATGAACATCTCATACAGGATCGTGCAGGTGCAGCCCACAGGGTAGATGCGAACGTAGGTGGGTGTAGGCGTTGATATGCCTAGCTTATGATGATCAATGATGTATCTGATATCAAAGTCTGCCAAATTCGCAATTGATTGAGCAGGTTCATTATGATCGGTCAAGCCAATCAAGTCGCCCGGGCTTAATGTGCTTAAGGGCTGATTGGGATCTAAGTAAGGCAAAATCTCAGGTGTTAAACCAACTAATTCATCAGAATAATGCTGCCAAAGATAATCCAGCACGAACTTCGTCTCAAGGTTTGGCACGCCAAGTCGATAGGGTGTGGCGGCGATGTCTTGAGCATTTAACCAATGAGCGAACGCGAACGCAGAGGCGAACGCATCAGTATCAGGAGAAGTGTGACCAAAAATATGATGCATGATAAGCCTTTATGGATTCGTGCTGTAGTTGGTAGGGTCTTTACCATCTTTGGCGGTGATCGTCTCACTAAAGAACGTCTTCATGACGTTGTCTTTGGCGGTGTTGTAATGCGCGAAGGCTTGGCAGGTGCTGATGAGATCGCCTTGCCATGTTGGGATGATGCTTTTCATTTTGCTGAATCGGTTTACCACCTCAGGCATGGTCTTGGCAAATTCTACCGCGCGCATGGCATCATCACGGTTATTGCAGACCAGCACCATGTCGCAGCCCGCT
Proteins encoded:
- the leuE gene encoding leucine efflux protein LeuE, whose amino-acid sequence is MFGITDLTAYLIGVIIIITLPGPNSLYCLSVAASRGKRSGGQAMAGILVGDTILILATVFGAGTLLKLYPRVFDVIKLIGGCYLAYLGIRLIIGAYHTFKNRHLIANQSFNPPKVANQNHFYRSLSLSLTNPKAILFFLSFFVQFVSPTYDKPFLTFFVLAVILQLVSFLYLLLLVFSGKKLADIFGSRPFIMTLAMFGVGCLFIGFGMNLWLARL
- a CDS encoding manganese-dependent inorganic pyrophosphatase, producing the protein MHHIFGHTSPDTDAFASAFAFAHWLNAQDIAATPYRLGVPNLETKFVLDYLWQHYSDELVGLTPEILPYLDPNQPLSTLSPGDLIGLTDHNEPAQSIANLADFDIRYIIDHHKLGISTPTPTYVRIYPVGCTCTILYEMFIQKSITITPLLATFMLSAILSDTLNLKSPTTTDDDRMVVAELLAIANMSESQKDDFAQAMFLAKSDVSHLSARDILLMDYKEYQFGTSKWGIAGIETMNLPQITRRMDDLITTAQTLKQEKQLDHLMIAIVDIAQRTGYAIAYDDTQNTILSKAFNTAAQDGLFSLTGIVSRKKQIVPALEVYHNQTENPCSASQT
- a CDS encoding malate synthase G, which translates into the protein MATTRITKGALAIDKILFDFIENEALPAAKLDSDTYWKNFEQVVLDLTPKNKALLARREELQAKVDDWHKNNAYELGAYKNFLTEIGYLEPEVADFEITTQNVDDEIATIAGAQLVVPVRNARYALNAANARWGSLYDALYGFDVISEENGAEKGKGYNPVRGAKVVEFAKNFLDETFPLQSGSHADATAYTIKDGQLSVSLGDTETTLKDNKLAGFNGATDKPTEIILKNNGLHVIIQIDPNSPIGKDDKAGVKDVVLESAVTTIQDLEDSVAAVDAEEKVEGYRNWLGLMKGDLSETLEKNGKTITRTLNADRTYTDLSGNTQTLHGRSVMLLRNVGHLMTNPAILVNGEEIFEGIMDALVTPMLTAVDIRGENTLRNSRTGSMYIVKPKMHGSDEVAFAVELFERAEQAIGLPKNSLKMGIMDEERRTSANLKNCIEKAKERTIFINTGFMDRTGDEIHTAMHAGAFVRKGDVKGQTWFGAYEERNVSIGLKAGLRGKAQIGKGMWPKPDELADMYRAKIEHPQAGANCAWVPSPSGAVIHAIHYHRCNVMNRQEELAKLATPSLDDLLTIPLATDTNWTADEKRRELENNCQGILGYVVRWVDLGVGCSKVPDINNVGLMEDRATLRISSQHVANWLAHGVVTSDEVMEVLKRMAKVVDEQNASDPAYHPMADDFDNNIAFNAAADLIFKGATQPSGYTEPLLHQARLKLKGYQGD